In Diachasmimorpha longicaudata isolate KC_UGA_2023 chromosome 4, iyDiaLong2, whole genome shotgun sequence, a single genomic region encodes these proteins:
- the LOC135161416 gene encoding FAD synthase-like: protein MLQICQYLLRNLSLGNLGTYARIAARSFSRSGTKCNAGLIIIGDEILKAQVKDTNSFFMCSLLWECGIKVEKISVISDDIDTIAKEITEFSGKYRYVITSGGIGPTHDDMTFEGLAKAFNDSLHCHPTIVDIVKDVYKTEDRNSPAFKIAHIPRKSVLKFGKSPETGETLKFPCVNVENVYVFPGSPVYFERLFHSLCRDLFRGEKKFVKRELFLDAKEESFADALTNVAREFPSVAFGSYPVSGESYYKARVTIESDNETETLKAQERFRSLVPREVFINYDKHPHIDAHEKFSVFVETCQSEIYKKTVEELRKVYEKANEVAICFDGSIESTALLHLAHVAQMQLGSSSKINLIMFKYEEWLPEVEKFIEAITSRYNLNIIALNQLPQEAAKSLKVSHPDIKILLLGIKSRNKDNGQYHSFARHPSITSMIIKCPLNGWTVDSLWTLARSLSLPYCSLYDKGYTCVGGRKGTKPNVNLITEDKETCQPAWKLNSEEK from the exons ATGTTGCAAATTTGTCAGTATCTGCTTCGTAATTTATCACTCGGTAATCTCGGGACATACGCCCGTATTGCTGCAAGGTCGTTCAGCAGATCTGGGACCAAATGTAATGCCGGATTAATTA TTATTGGAGATGAGATTCTGAAAGCCCAAGTGAAGGACACAAATTCCTTCTTCATGTGCTCATTACTCTGGGAATGTGGCattaaagttgaaaaaatatcggtGATAAGTGATGATATTGACACAATAGCAAAAGAGATAACAGAGTTCTCTGGGAAGTACAGGTACGTGATAACATCCGGGGGAATTGGACCGACTCACGATGACATGACCTTTGAGGGATTGGCAAAGGCTTTCAATGACTCACTGCATTGTCATCCGACGATTGTGGACATTGTCAAGGACGTTTACAAGACCGAAGATCGAAATTCTCCAGCTTTTAAAATAGCACACATCCCCAGGAAGTCTGTGCTGAAGTTCGGGAAGAGTCCGGAAACTGGGGAGACTCTCAAATTTCCCTGTGTTAACGTCGAAAATGTCTACGTTTTTCCGGGATCTCCTGTGTATTTTGAGAGATTGTTTCACAGCCTTTGCAGG GATCTATTCaggggcgaaaaaaaattcgtaaagagagaattatttttagacGCTAAAGAGGAGTCTTTTGCAGACGCATTAACAAACGTGGCTAGAGAATTTCCAAGTGTCGCTTTCGGCTCTTATCCTGTCAGCGGGGAAAG ttATTATAAGGCAAGAGTGACGATTGAGAGTGACAACGAGACTGAAACATTAAAAGCACAGGAGAGATTTCGTAGCTTGGTCCCACGAGAGGTATTCATAAATTACGACAAACATCCTCACATCGACGctcatgaaaaattctcagTATTCGTCGAGACTTGTCAGAgtgaaatatataaaaaaactgTAGAGGAACTCAG AAAAGTCTACGAGAAGGCAAATGAAGTTGCAATTTGCTTCGATGGGAGCATAGAGTCCACTGCGTTACTTCACTTGGCTCACGTGGCACAGATGCAATTGGGAAGTTcctcgaaaattaatttgataatgtTTAAATATGAGGAGTGGCTTCCTGAAGTCGAGAAGTTCATCGAAGCCATTACGTCGAG ATACAATCTCAACATAATAGCCCTGAACCAGCTCCCTCAGGAGGCAGCGAAGAGCCTGAAAGTGTCTCACCcagatataaaaattttattactggGAATAAAATCGAGAAATAAAGATAACGGCCAGTATCACAGTTTTGCTAGACATCCTAGCATCACATCAATGATTATTAAGTGTCCCTTGAACGGATGGACAGTCGACAGTTTATGGACATTAGCAAGATCTCTCAGTCTACCATATTGCTCGTTATACGACAAAGG ATATACCTGCGTAGGTGGTCGTAAGGGTACAAAGCCCAATGTGAATTTAATAACTGAAGATAAGGAAACATGTCAACCAGCCTGGAAATTGAATAGTGAAGAGAAATAA
- the LOC135161415 gene encoding probable tRNA (uracil-O(2)-)-methyltransferase yields MVFQEVQNRRRFLAIENSQITSKNMEYHDLSSQEINVPSSQFWKTIDLWVNNPHFVNRRVLSSVTLSRVELNPQDDFLAQIHSIPVEKLAPTPVPSEIFPSASPPEDINPFYTQEGNYLLTRKLFPRDENNFSETVDFFILEKSKPSVTWISKSLNPEKRCLGFEIPCRIILQDKNLKISIGNKFRISAGDGAANWLKDKFFPRLVKWMETDSPKNNFVEGSLNLVSPEKYTNLYNTLKKKYGPELVKKWPESTDPAKFVYEDIAIACYLILLWEEERRDMKIAEKQSFLDLGCGNGLLVFILTSEGYPGRGIDLRRRKIWDLFSDIQLEEKTIIPSSKSLFPTTDWLIGNHSDELTPWIPVIAARSSYTCRFFLLPCCAHEFDGRKFQRDSASSSQYSEYLKYIKSVCETCGFSTRLDKLRIPSTKRICLIGQGRVYPEADLQDEKIEKMISGRSLRPQDSEKPSDEWARDFKPREIVERVRNCTQVNRNVINEIVDLVSTELLRKTRKISLSHLENSERLWNAGGQLELNEIARLIPSESLKQLKNECGGLQTLIKNNSHIFQVTNGSVQFRIPGCPSNSKRKKSGKSRIVLRVKPCWFFENHPDGCPLPDETCSFKHSEVVAN; encoded by the exons ATGGTTTTTCAAGAAG tacAAAATCGACGTCGATTCCTTGCTATCGAAAACTCCCAAATAACCTCTAAAAACATGGAATACCACGACTTATCAAGTCAAGAGATCAACGTTCCATCTTCCCAGTTCTGGAAGACAATTGATTTATGGGTTAACAATCCGCATTTTGTCAACCGTCGTGTCTTGTCGTCAGTTACACTCTCCAGAGTAGAATTAAACCCTCAGGACGATTTTCTGGCCCAAATCCACAGTATCCCCGTGGAAAAGCTAGCGCCTACGCCAGTTCCttcagaaatttttccctcagcCTCGCCCCCAGAGGATATCAACCCCTTTTACACTCAAGAGGGCAATTACCTGCTCACAAGAAAATTATTCCCTCGagatgagaataatttttctgagactgttgatttttttattctggaaAAATCCAAACCGTCTGTCACGTGGATCTCAAAGAGTTTGAATCCAGAAAAACGTTGTCTAGGATTTGAGATACCTTGCAGAATAATTCTACAGgataaaaacttgaaaatatcCATTGGAAATAAGTTCAGAATATCAGCAGGCGATGGAGCTGCCAATTGGCTGAAGGACAAGTTCTTTCCCAGGCTAGTCAAGTGGATGGAAACTGATTCCCCAAAGAATAATTTCGTTGAAGGATCTCTCAACCTCGTATCACCAGAGAAATACACCAATTTGTACAACACTCTGAAGAAGAAATATGGACCTGAACTCGTGAAAAAATGGCCAGAATCAACAGATCCAGCGAAATTCGTCTACGAGGACATCGCTATCGcttgttatttaattttactcTGGGAAGAGGAAAGAAGAGACATGAAAATTGCTGAGAAACAGTCGTTTTTGGATCTAGGATGTGGAAATGGATTGTTGGTTTTTATTCTGACGAGTGAGGGATATCCAGGAAGGGGAATCGATCTTAGGAGACGAAAAATCTGGGATTTATTTAGTGATATACAACTAGAA GAGAAAACGATAATTCCATCATCAAAATCGTTATTTCCCACAACCGATTGGTTAATCGGTAATCACTCAGACGAGCTGACCCCCTGGATTCCAGTGATAGCAGCTCGAAGCTCATACACCTGCAGGTTTTTCTTACTTCCCTGTTGTGCCCACGAATTCGATGGTAGAAAATTCCAGAGGGACTCAGCCTCCAGCAGTCAGTACTCCGAGTACCTGAAGTACATAAAAAGTGTCTGTGAGACGTGTGGATTCTCCACCAGGCTCGATAAACTGCGAATTCCCTCCACCAAGCGAATTTGCCTGATAGGTCAGGGCCGGGTTTACCCTGAGGCAGACTTGCAGgatgaaaaaatcgagaaaatgaTCAGTGGAAGATCTCTCAGACCTCAAGACAGTGAAAAACCCTCGGACGAATGGGCGAGGGACTTCAAACCTCGAGAGATCGTGGAGAGGGTCAGGAATTGCACGCAAGTCAACCGCAATGTCATCAATGAAATTGTTGACCTGGTGTCTACAGAGCTTCTTCGAAAGACTCGAAAAATCAGTCTGAGTCACCTAGAGAATTCTGAGAGACTCTGGAACGCTGGGGGACAATTGGAACTTAATGAAATAGCGAGGCTAATCCCTTCGGAGAGCCTCAAACAACTGAAGAACGAGTGTGGAGGGCTGCAGactctcataaaaaataatagtcaTATTTTCCAAGTGACCAACGGGTCTGTTCAGTTCCGAATTCCCGGCTGTCCTTCGAattccaaaagaaaaaaatctggaaaatcTAGAATTGTGCTGAGAGTCAAGCCCTGTTGGTTCTTTGAGAATCACCCTGATGGCTGTCCCCTTCCCGATGAAACCTGCAGTTTCAAACACTCCGAGGTTGTAGCTaattag